The Spea bombifrons isolate aSpeBom1 chromosome 4, aSpeBom1.2.pri, whole genome shotgun sequence genome segment GCCGCGCTCACACCCTCCGCTGATCACTCAGAGACTGAGGGCCAACGTCCCCCCCATTTTTATCCACCTGCCCGTGCCTCTCCGCGGCCGCCTCACCCCACGTTACTCTCACTCACATCACTCATATCTTCCTGCCCCCCCATAAGCTTCACTCACACCGTCTTTACCCCCCTGCAGGTTACGACCCCTTCTGCCCCTCTAGCGCCCCCACCTCCGCACTCTCTTCAGCCCCTCCGAGATCAGCAGCCCGGGGTTATTTAGCGGTCGGCTCAGGGCTTTCTGCAGAGACTTCAGCTCCTTCCCGGCGCTCTGCAGACAGAACAGAGAGAACGTGGAGCAGGGGGAACATCCGtgttaccccccccacacaggGGAACATCcatgttaccccccccccccgcagaggAACATCTGTGTTACCCCCCACACAGGGGAACATCCATGTTACCCCCCCCCGCAGAGGAACATCTGTTACCCCCCCCTGCAGGGGGAACATccgtgttaaccccccccccgcagagGAACATCCGTGTTACCCCCCCCGGTTGGCGTCCCTGCAGAGGAACATCCGTGGTACCTGCAAGCCGTGTAACGATACAAACAACCGGAGGATGTCATTGGTTCCCTCAAATATGCGAAATATGCGAAGATCCCGGAGAACGCGCTCCACGCCACAATCCTGCGGGCGACACGGGAACGCAGAGCGAGCGCATTAACATCGGGGTGAAAGAAACACGCGGAGCGGAGGATCGGAGCGGGAACTCATCGGGTAAGATATGGGGGGGCAGACAGGACTCTTCCCTCTCACCTTCATGAAACCCGTGCCCCCCAAAATCTGGATACATTCGTCGGTCACCGACCAAGCTGCCTCCTGCAGGGGAGAAAAAACTGTTTAATGACTACAACCGCTGTGAGCATCCCCGCTATTTACCCCTGGAGGACCTCCACGTTCTGCCCCCCTCACCACTGAGGCCACTGGAACTGCCCCCAGACACCATCCAACCACCCCTTCACCCAATGCTCTCATCCCCCATGCTGCCCCTGGAGCTGCCCCATGCAGCCCTCACAACTACCTCTTACACCCCGTGCAGCCCTGGGATCTCCCTCCACATACCCCACGTACCCCAGTGAGCGGAGGGTGGGTCACGGGGGTGGGAATCTCCCGCTTACCGAGCCAAAGATCTTGCTGATGGCGGCTTCGATCTGGAAATCCTTACTCCCGGAATCCATGTTGGCGCTGATCATGTAAGCCATGGACTGAAACGGCAGACAGAGAGCCGGTCAGGAGGGCGCGGGGGCAATCATTCAATTCACAGGGGCAAGAAGGCAATCTGGGCACTCTGCGGGGGAGAGCGTACCTCCGTGACATACTGCAGTACCGCCATCCGTGCCAACTTCTCCTGAATGACCCCAAAGTGATGAAGTTTGTTACCGAACTGGACGCGGTTTGAAGCGTGTTCCACCTGCAAACAGAGGCCCGTTAAACGCTCAGAGATGGCGGTGGATAAAAGACTCTGCCctccagcggaagtggtagcgGGTTAATCtagtggcagctgcagtttaacgcTAGCGGAATGGGGAAGAGCGCAGCAGCAGTTTCACGTTGATAAATGTCAAATAACGCGCTTGGGATGCAGAAGACAGCAGTGGGGCCCCTGTGCTGCCCCCACCCGTGGGGCCCCTGTGCTGCCCCCACCCATGGGGAAGAACTCACCGCTCTTTGGATCATGCCCTTCATGGTGCCGGACAGGGCAGCGGCCATCCCGAAGCGCCCGTTATTCAGGATGTTCATGGCCACTTTGAAGCCGTTGCCCTCTCCTCCCAGCACGTTCTCTGCCGGTACCCGGACCTCGTCGAAGTGAACGGCAGCCGTGTTACTCGCCCGGATCCCCAGCTTACTGTCCGGGGGGCCGCTGAGGAGGAGCCGGCACAGGTGAGTAACAAAGACGGCAAGAGAGCGGGGAGGGCGCGCGAGACAGACAGCAAGAGAGTGGGGAGGGCGCGCGAGACAGACAGCAAGAGAGCGGGGAGGGCACGCAAGACAGACAGCAAGAGAGCCGGGAGCGCACGCGAGACAGACAGCAAGAGAGCGGGGAGCGCACGCGAGACAGACAGCAAGAGAGCCGGGAGCGCACGCGAGACAGACAGCAAGAGAGCCGGGAGCGCACGCGAGACAGACAGCAAGAGATCGGGGAGCGCACGCGAGACAGACAGCAAGAGATCGGGGAGCGCACGCGAGACAGACAGCAAGAGAGCGGGGAGCGCACGCGAGACAGACAGCAAGAGAGCGGGGAGCGCACGCGAGACAGACAGCAAGAGAGCGGGGAGCGCACGCGAGACAGACAGCAAGAGAGCGGGGAGCGCACGCGAGACAGACAGCAAGAGAGCGGGGAGCGCACGCGAGACAGACAGCAAGAGAGCGGGGAGGGCGTGCGAGACAGACAGCAAGAGAGCGGGGAGGGCGTGCGAGACAGACAGCAAGAGAGCGGGGAGCATGTGTGCGTGAGACAGACAGCAAGAGAGCGGGGAGGGATAGGAGTGGAATCTTACTGAGTGACCCCTTCTCCTCTCTCCACTATGAAGGCCGTGATCTTCTCTCGCACGTCTCCACTCGTCGGCTCCGCCACCGGCGTCTTCGCGAACACAGTGAAGATGTCGGCGATTCCTCCGTTACTGCGGCAACAACAGGACGGTCACCGACAGCCGCTCCTGATCTACCCCCAGGGCCCCGCTCGTTTATTACAACCCCCACCCTCATCAACAGCAACACCAAGGGATACACGTGTAACAacatacatataacacacataccGTGTATCATGTGTACACGCGTCCTCTGCGTGTCTCTTAGTTCCTCACCTGATCCAGATCTTGCCCCCCGACAGGGTATAATACCCACCGCAGGGGCTCTTCTTGGCGGTGGTTCTGATGGATGCGGCGTCCGACCCGCTCGACGGCTCCGTCAGACAGAAAGCGGCGATCGTTTCACCTGCAAGACATCCCGGTGAGACCCCCGCCTCTGCCGCTCCCCCCCGTCCACACGCTGATATCCAGCTCCCCCTCCCCACACGCgtgtccaccccccccccccgggccccGTCCCGTGATCTAACCTGAAGCCAGACGAGGCAGGTACTTGGCCTTCTGCTCGCGGTTGCCGTACAGCAGGATCCCTTTGAAGCCGATGGACTGATGGGCGCCCAGAGTGATCCCCACGCCAAGGTCATGCAGCCCCACGATCTCCACCAGGCGGGCATACTGGAAAGGAACATACAGAGCTGACCACGCCGGACACAAAATACATGCGTGCGCGGTATAAACACACGCACGACCGCAATCAAATATACCCATGTTTCCCAGCTCCTTGTTACACGTATGTTATTCACACCCATGTTTCCCAGCTCCGTGTTACCCACGTGTCATTCACACCCATGTTTCCCAGCTCCGTGTTACCCACGTGTTATTCACACCCATGTTTCCCAGCTCCATGTTACACTCATGTTATTCACACCCATTTTTCCCAGCTCCGTGTTACCCGCGTGTCATTCACACCCATGTTTCCCAGCTCCGTGTTACCCACGTGTTATTCACACCCATGTTTCCCAGCTCCATGTTACACTCATGTTATTCACACCCATTTTTCCCAGCTCTGTGTTACCCGCGTGTTATTCACACCCATGTTTCCTCGGCCTGAGCCCCCAAAACATCCCTGAACACCCCCTTCTTCAGGGAATGCCACCTACGCCCGCCTCACCTTTCCTCGCTCCCACTACGGGTCACGTCTAGTAACGTTagttatttaatgtttacacGGATAGTCGCGTGGCTCCTGTTCCTCCAATATTTGCACCGATGCCCCGTGTCATACCCCCCGCTCATAGAATTGTGTTATCAGACCCGTGCTCCGTGTTACCTGCATGTTATTTAGACCCGTGTTACCTCCGTGTTTTTCAGACCCATGTTACCTGCGTGTTTTCCGGGTTACCCGCGTGTTTTTCAGACCCGAGTTCCGGGTTACCCGCGTGTTTTTCAGACCCGAGTTCCGGGTTACCTGCGTGTTTTTCAGACCCGAGTTCCGGGTTACCCGCGTGTTTTTCAGACCCGAGTTCCGGGTTACCCGCGTGTTTTTCAGACCCGAGTTCCGGGTTACCCGCGTGTTTTTCAGACCCGAGTTCCGGGTTACCCGCGTGTTTTTCAGACCCGAGTTCCGGGTTACCCGCGTGTTTTTCAGACCCGAGTTCCGGGTTACCCGCGTGTTTTTCAGACCTGTGTTCCCGGTTACCCGCGTGTTTTTCAGACCTGTGTTCCGTGTTACCTGCGTGTTATTCAGACCCATGCCGCCGAGCTCAGTGGGGACCTGCAGGCCGAACGCTCCCAGCTCTTTCAGGCCAGCCATGGTTTTGTCATCTACTTTCTTCAGAGAGTCGTTAAGGGCCGGGTCATTTACCTCCtgtaggggcagagaggggcatACGTGTGTAGAGACACACATCCATCACACCCGACCCGATCCTCCCAGGACTCCACACACAGTCCCTCCAAAACCTCTCAACCAAACAACCCGTCTCTCCTCACCTgaaagaatcgagacaccggaGCGACCAGCTCACTCAGGAATTGTGACTGCTCCTCACTCAGCGCTGTAGGGGAgaatatgagagagagagagagagagagagagagagagagagagagagagagagagagagagagagagataatgagaatgagagagagagaatgagaaagagagagagaatgagaaagagaatgagagagagagaatgagaatgaatgagagagaatgagagagctCTGGGTACtgggtggcagagtgtgagGACTATGACACATTAGGGTGGAGAGCTCTCAGCTGTCACTCAAATAGAAATAAATCCAGTACCTGACTGGCACTACAGGCTCTGTTTGCCCCACCTGCTTACCTGACGGGTAGGGGAATACTTGATCAGTGTGAATTTGCCCCTTAAACATGCCGACAGCAAAGGAGCGGGATTCCTGCGAGAGAGGATGAGAACAATGAGCGGGGAGACAGGGGAATGAGAACTGTATGGAGAAGAGGGAGgcagagaaggggttaatgggaagggtatggggcagagggaggcagagaaggggttaatgggaagggtatggggcagagtgaggcagagaaggggttaatgggaaggGTATGGGGCAGAAGGAGgcagagaaggggttaatgggaaggGTATGCTTCACACACCTCGGCTGTTTTTTGCCCGCTTTGTGCATGCGGTACGGCGGCTTCCACATTTACCCCATCCTTTCCGAGCACCGTCTGGGGAGAAAAAGCCAGAATACAGTCACATGACACAAAGTCACCATTATGCACCCCGAGGAGCCGGTCGCTAAGTGCCCCGAGGACCCGGCAGCTATCTGCCCCACAATGAAATAAAGATTACTCATTAGGGGTATTCGCCGCTAGAGGATTCTGGGTAATCCGGGATGCGCAGATCCTGTGTATAATACAGACGCAGGGCCGCCTGTGACGTGCTGGGGGCCACACCTGGGGCTCCAATCACTACGCCGGGGGCTCCAATCACTACGCCGGGGGCTCCAATCACTACGCCGGGGGCTCCAATCACTACGCCGGGGGCTGCTCAGAGACAGCACTTCGGCCTAGACGTGAGGAGTTTAATGTGACT includes the following:
- the ACADVL gene encoding very long-chain specific acyl-CoA dehydrogenase, mitochondrial, which codes for MSAKVCERVIRAAARGCSVSVRPYSQAAETVLGKDGVNVEAAVPHAQSGQKTAEESRSFAVGMFKGQIHTDQVFPYPSALSEEQSQFLSELVAPVSRFFQEVNDPALNDSLKKVDDKTMAGLKELGAFGLQVPTELGGMGLNNTQYARLVEIVGLHDLGVGITLGAHQSIGFKGILLYGNREQKAKYLPRLASGETIAAFCLTEPSSGSDAASIRTTAKKSPCGGYYTLSGGKIWISNGGIADIFTVFAKTPVAEPTSGDVREKITAFIVERGEGVTHGPPDSKLGIRASNTAAVHFDEVRVPAENVLGGEGNGFKVAMNILNNGRFGMAAALSGTMKGMIQRAVEHASNRVQFGNKLHHFGVIQEKLARMAVLQYVTESMAYMISANMDSGSKDFQIEAAISKIFGSEAAWSVTDECIQILGGTGFMKDCGVERVLRDLRIFRIFEGTNDILRLFVSLHGLQSAGKELKSLQKALSRPLNNPGLLISEGLKRVRRKAGLSTGLTLKGHVHPELERSAELAVGALEDFGVTVEELLIRHGKRIVDEQFVLQRIADCAIDLYAMTVVLSRSSRSLEQGLPGALHEKILCDIWCSEAQSRVRKTLRSLRSGGGGSELFRNLRSASAALVEHGGVVASHPLGF